Proteins from a single region of Antechinus flavipes isolate AdamAnt ecotype Samford, QLD, Australia chromosome 2, AdamAnt_v2, whole genome shotgun sequence:
- the PLEKHF1 gene encoding pleckstrin homology domain-containing family F member 1 isoform X1, with amino-acid sequence MQCSWEEPSFCGGKKMEEAQRKKSDLKGGKIEKMVDHLVNTEINSQRIAAVENCFGASGQPLALPGRVLLGEGILTKECRKKAKPRIFFLFNDILVYGSIVINKRKYSSQHIIPLEEVTLETLPNTWQAKNRWMIKTSKKSFVVSAASVSEREEWIRHIEECVRRQLRATGRPPTTEHAAPWIPDKATDICMRCTQTKFSALTRRHHCRKCGFVVCGDCSRERFLMPRLSSKPLRVCGLCYRELAAEKRKEEGEAGEEGQRRPQRGLAHPPATAYGASSGEDESDKSDEDKDGGSAGSWPTGLEFYASGVKWSSFHS; translated from the coding sequence GGAAGATCGAGAAGATGGTGGACCACCTGGTGAACACAGAGATCAACAGCCAGAGAATCGCCGCTGTGGAGAACTGCTTTGGGGCCTCCGGGCAGCCTCTCGCCTTACCAGGCCGGGTGCTCCTCGGCGAGGGCATCCTGACTAAAGAGTGCCGCAAAAAGGCCAAGCCAcgaatctttttcctctttaacgACATTCTGGTTTACGGAAGTATCGTCATCAACAAACGCAAGTACAGCAGCCAGCACATCATCCCTCTGGAGGAGGTGACCCTGGAGACCCTCCCCAATACCTGGCAGGCCAAAAACCGCTGGATGATCAAGACCTCCAAGAAGTCGTTTGTGGTGTCGGCCGCCTCCGTGTCGGAGCGGGAGGAGTGGATCAGACACATCGAGGAGTGCGTGCGGCGCCAACTGCGGGCCACGGGCCGCCCGCCCACCACGGAGCACGCGGCGCCCTGGATCCCGGACAAAGCCACGGACATCTGCATGCGCTGCACGCAGACCAAGTTCTCCGCCCTCACGCGGCGGCACCACTGCCGCAAGTGCGGCTTCGTGGTCTGCGGGGACTGCTCCCGGGAGCGCTTCCTCATGCCCCGCCTCTCCTCCAAGCCCCTCCGAGTCTGTGGCCTCTGCTACCGGGAGCTGGCGGCGGAGAAGCGGAAAGAAGAGGGCGAAGCGGGGGAGGAGGGGCAGCGGCGGCCCCAGCGGGGCCTTGCTCACCCGCCAGCGACAGCCTACGGGGCATCCAGTGGGGAGGACGAAAGCGACAAGTCAGATGAGGACAAAGATGGGGGCTCAGCGGGTTCCTGGCCCACGGGGCTGGAGTTCTATGCCTCCGGCGTTAAGTGGTCATCCTTCCATAGCTAA
- the PLEKHF1 gene encoding pleckstrin homology domain-containing family F member 1 isoform X2: MVDHLVNTEINSQRIAAVENCFGASGQPLALPGRVLLGEGILTKECRKKAKPRIFFLFNDILVYGSIVINKRKYSSQHIIPLEEVTLETLPNTWQAKNRWMIKTSKKSFVVSAASVSEREEWIRHIEECVRRQLRATGRPPTTEHAAPWIPDKATDICMRCTQTKFSALTRRHHCRKCGFVVCGDCSRERFLMPRLSSKPLRVCGLCYRELAAEKRKEEGEAGEEGQRRPQRGLAHPPATAYGASSGEDESDKSDEDKDGGSAGSWPTGLEFYASGVKWSSFHS; encoded by the coding sequence ATGGTGGACCACCTGGTGAACACAGAGATCAACAGCCAGAGAATCGCCGCTGTGGAGAACTGCTTTGGGGCCTCCGGGCAGCCTCTCGCCTTACCAGGCCGGGTGCTCCTCGGCGAGGGCATCCTGACTAAAGAGTGCCGCAAAAAGGCCAAGCCAcgaatctttttcctctttaacgACATTCTGGTTTACGGAAGTATCGTCATCAACAAACGCAAGTACAGCAGCCAGCACATCATCCCTCTGGAGGAGGTGACCCTGGAGACCCTCCCCAATACCTGGCAGGCCAAAAACCGCTGGATGATCAAGACCTCCAAGAAGTCGTTTGTGGTGTCGGCCGCCTCCGTGTCGGAGCGGGAGGAGTGGATCAGACACATCGAGGAGTGCGTGCGGCGCCAACTGCGGGCCACGGGCCGCCCGCCCACCACGGAGCACGCGGCGCCCTGGATCCCGGACAAAGCCACGGACATCTGCATGCGCTGCACGCAGACCAAGTTCTCCGCCCTCACGCGGCGGCACCACTGCCGCAAGTGCGGCTTCGTGGTCTGCGGGGACTGCTCCCGGGAGCGCTTCCTCATGCCCCGCCTCTCCTCCAAGCCCCTCCGAGTCTGTGGCCTCTGCTACCGGGAGCTGGCGGCGGAGAAGCGGAAAGAAGAGGGCGAAGCGGGGGAGGAGGGGCAGCGGCGGCCCCAGCGGGGCCTTGCTCACCCGCCAGCGACAGCCTACGGGGCATCCAGTGGGGAGGACGAAAGCGACAAGTCAGATGAGGACAAAGATGGGGGCTCAGCGGGTTCCTGGCCCACGGGGCTGGAGTTCTATGCCTCCGGCGTTAAGTGGTCATCCTTCCATAGCTAA